From the genome of Cedecea lapagei, one region includes:
- the pflB gene encoding formate C-acetyltransferase, whose amino-acid sequence MSEQNEKLATAWEGFAKGDWQNEVNVRDFIQKNYTPYEGDESFLAGATDATTKLWDSVMEGIKLENSTHAPVDFDTDLASTITAHDAGYINKSLETIVGLQTDAPLKRAIIPFGGIKMVEGSCKVYGRELDPMLKKIFTEYRKTHNQGVFDVYTKDILNCRKSGVITGLPDAYGRGRIIGDYRRVALYGIDYLMKDKFAQFNSLQTKLENGEDLEATIRLREEISEQHRALGQIKEMAAKYGYDISGPATNAQEAIQWTYFGYLAAVKSQNGAAMSFGRVSTFLDAYIERDLKAGKINELQAQEMIDHLVMKLRMVRFLRTPEYDELFSGDPIWATESIGGMGVDGRTLVTKSSFRFLNTLYTMGPSPEPNITILWSEKLPLNFKKYAAKVSIDTSSLQYENDDLMRPDFNNDDYAIACCVSPMVVGKQMQFFGARANLAKTMLYAINGGVDEKLKMQVGPKEAPITADVLDYDNVLDRLDHFMDWLAKQYVTALNIIHYMHDKYSYEASLMALHDRDVVRTMACGIAGLSVAADSLSAIKYAKVKPIRDEDGLAIDFEIEGEYPQFGNNDPRVDDIAVDLVERFMKKIQKLTTYRGAIATQSVLTITSNVVYGKKTGNTPDGRRAGTPFGPGANPMHGRDQKGAVASLTSVAKLPFAYAKDGISYTFSIVPNALGKDDDVRKTNLAGLMDGYFHHEANIEGGQHLNVNVMNREMLLDAMENPEKYPQLTIRVSGYAVRFNSLTKEQQQDVITRTFTQSI is encoded by the coding sequence ATGTCCGAGCAAAATGAAAAGTTAGCCACAGCCTGGGAAGGTTTTGCTAAAGGCGACTGGCAGAATGAAGTCAACGTCCGTGACTTTATTCAGAAAAACTACACCCCGTACGAGGGTGACGAGTCCTTCCTGGCAGGTGCTACCGACGCAACTACCAAACTGTGGGACAGCGTGATGGAAGGCATCAAACTGGAGAACAGCACGCACGCTCCGGTTGACTTCGATACTGACCTCGCCTCTACCATCACCGCTCACGATGCGGGCTACATCAACAAGTCCCTCGAAACCATCGTGGGTCTGCAGACCGATGCGCCACTGAAACGTGCCATTATTCCGTTCGGCGGCATCAAAATGGTCGAAGGTTCTTGCAAAGTGTACGGTCGTGAACTCGACCCAATGCTGAAAAAGATCTTCACCGAATACCGCAAAACGCACAACCAGGGCGTGTTTGACGTTTACACCAAAGACATCCTGAACTGCCGTAAGTCCGGTGTTATTACCGGTCTGCCTGATGCGTATGGCCGTGGCCGTATCATCGGTGACTACCGTCGCGTTGCGCTGTACGGTATCGACTACCTGATGAAAGACAAGTTCGCTCAGTTCAACTCACTGCAGACCAAACTGGAAAACGGTGAAGATCTGGAAGCGACTATCCGTCTGCGCGAAGAGATCTCCGAGCAGCACCGCGCGCTGGGTCAGATCAAAGAGATGGCGGCTAAATATGGCTACGACATCTCCGGCCCTGCGACCAACGCGCAGGAAGCGATTCAGTGGACTTACTTCGGCTACCTGGCTGCAGTTAAATCTCAGAACGGCGCAGCGATGTCCTTCGGTCGCGTATCCACCTTCCTGGATGCCTACATCGAACGTGACCTGAAAGCGGGCAAAATCAACGAACTGCAGGCTCAGGAAATGATTGACCATCTGGTCATGAAACTGCGTATGGTTCGCTTCCTGCGTACACCTGAATACGATGAGCTGTTCTCCGGTGACCCAATCTGGGCAACAGAATCTATCGGTGGTATGGGCGTTGATGGCCGTACTCTGGTCACCAAATCCAGCTTCCGCTTCCTGAACACCCTGTACACCATGGGGCCGTCTCCGGAGCCAAACATCACCATTCTGTGGTCTGAAAAACTGCCGCTGAACTTCAAGAAATACGCGGCTAAAGTCTCCATCGATACCTCTTCTCTGCAGTACGAGAATGACGATCTGATGCGTCCTGACTTTAACAACGACGACTACGCTATCGCCTGCTGCGTCAGCCCAATGGTTGTTGGTAAGCAAATGCAGTTCTTCGGTGCTCGTGCAAACCTGGCGAAAACCATGCTGTATGCCATCAACGGCGGCGTTGATGAAAAACTGAAAATGCAGGTTGGCCCTAAAGAAGCCCCGATCACTGCGGATGTTCTGGACTACGACAACGTGCTGGATCGCCTGGATCACTTCATGGACTGGCTGGCTAAACAGTACGTTACCGCGCTGAACATCATTCACTACATGCACGATAAGTACAGCTACGAAGCGTCCCTGATGGCTCTGCACGACCGTGACGTTGTTCGCACCATGGCTTGTGGTATCGCGGGTCTGTCCGTGGCAGCTGACTCCCTGTCTGCCATCAAATACGCGAAAGTTAAACCTATCCGTGACGAAGATGGCCTGGCTATCGACTTCGAAATCGAAGGTGAATATCCACAGTTCGGTAACAACGATCCTCGTGTAGATGATATCGCCGTTGACCTGGTAGAACGTTTCATGAAGAAAATTCAGAAACTGACCACCTACCGTGGTGCTATCGCTACCCAGTCTGTACTGACCATCACCTCTAACGTGGTTTATGGTAAGAAAACCGGTAACACCCCGGACGGTCGCCGCGCAGGAACGCCGTTCGGCCCTGGCGCTAACCCAATGCACGGCCGTGACCAGAAAGGCGCCGTTGCCTCTCTGACCTCCGTTGCTAAACTGCCGTTTGCCTACGCGAAAGATGGTATCTCTTATACCTTCTCCATCGTGCCAAACGCGCTGGGTAAAGACGATGACGTGCGTAAAACCAACCTCGCAGGCCTGATGGACGGTTACTTCCACCACGAAGCGAACATCGAAGGCGGTCAGCACCTGAACGTCAACGTGATGAACCGTGAAATGCTGCTGGATGCGATGGAAAACCCTGAGAAATATCCTCAGCTGACCATTCGTGTATCCGGTTATGCCGTCCGCTTCAACTCGCTGACTAAAGAACAGCAGCAGGACGTGATTACCCGTACCTTCACTCAGTCCATCTAA
- a CDS encoding dimethyl sulfoxide reductase anchor subunit family protein, whose amino-acid sequence MGNGWHEWPLMVFTVVGQCVAGGFIVMALALFYGVNDKATRRRTELMMVVLWVLMGIGFIASILHLGSPLRAFNSLNRLGSSALSNEIASGSVFFAVGGFWWLLTVMGKMPQALGKIWAVVTMMLGVVFVWMMSRVYLIDTVPTWFSIWTPLSFFLTMFIGGPLLGYLLLRAAGVSGWGMRLLPVMTLLALLVSMIVVLMQGMELATLRSSVQQASALVPEYGSLMAWRMVLLVVALVCWVTPQLKGSRPGVGLLTLAMALVLAGELIGRGVFYGLHMTVGMAIAS is encoded by the coding sequence ATGGGAAACGGATGGCATGAATGGCCGCTGATGGTCTTTACGGTAGTGGGGCAGTGCGTCGCGGGCGGATTTATCGTTATGGCGCTGGCGCTGTTTTACGGTGTGAACGACAAAGCCACGCGCCGGCGTACCGAGCTGATGATGGTTGTGCTCTGGGTCCTGATGGGCATCGGGTTTATTGCTTCGATCCTGCACTTAGGGTCACCGCTGCGCGCCTTCAACTCCCTCAACCGCCTCGGCAGTTCGGCGTTGAGTAATGAAATCGCCAGCGGGTCGGTGTTCTTTGCGGTGGGCGGTTTTTGGTGGCTGTTGACCGTGATGGGAAAAATGCCTCAGGCATTGGGTAAAATCTGGGCCGTGGTGACCATGATGCTGGGCGTGGTGTTTGTCTGGATGATGAGCCGGGTCTACCTGATCGATACGGTACCCACCTGGTTTAGCATCTGGACGCCGCTGAGCTTCTTCCTGACGATGTTTATCGGCGGTCCGCTGCTGGGTTACCTGCTGCTGCGTGCGGCCGGGGTCAGCGGCTGGGGGATGCGCCTTCTGCCGGTAATGACTCTGCTGGCGCTGCTGGTCAGCATGATTGTCGTGCTGATGCAGGGCATGGAACTGGCAACGCTGCGCAGCTCTGTTCAGCAGGCTTCCGCGCTGGTGCCGGAGTATGGCTCATTGATGGCGTGGCGGATGGTCCTGTTGGTCGTCGCTCTGGTTTGTTGGGTTACGCCCCAGCTGAAAGGCAGCCGTCCTGGCGTCGGGCTTTTGACGCTGGCGATGGCGTTGGTACTGGCAGGTGAGCTTATCGGTCGGGGCGTTTTCTATGGGCTGCATATGACGGTTGGAATGGCGATAGCAAGTTAA
- a CDS encoding LysR family transcriptional regulator, translating to MNTVNFTLAQIEAFACVCECGTLTKAAKKLSKDRTTVSQLLDYLEIDLGYTLFDRSTRPLTLTEPGKLLYRQARLFLHEAQAFSEVARQMPGQIETRLTLCYDPFTPRAFLLRLVELLAEQQITLDLLISERPEAEVWLDEGRAHIGIYQALNRSVNEHLQWRSVGSLALAAWAKAGFFAVKPVSLLRLAASTQLMPFRELPDSLAQRIQIADRVIHVNELSLLEKRLCAGEGWAFLPLHFGVENWPGVERLETEVGDRGLQHPVVALWKPGHLAQTQLEKIIAAIDAAWPES from the coding sequence ATGAACACGGTTAATTTCACGCTGGCCCAAATTGAAGCCTTTGCCTGCGTTTGCGAGTGCGGCACCCTTACAAAAGCGGCTAAAAAACTCAGTAAAGACCGCACAACGGTCAGCCAGCTGCTTGATTATCTCGAAATTGACCTTGGCTATACGCTGTTCGATCGTTCAACCCGCCCTTTGACCTTAACCGAACCCGGTAAACTCCTGTACCGCCAGGCGCGCTTGTTTCTTCACGAGGCTCAGGCTTTCTCGGAGGTTGCGCGGCAGATGCCGGGCCAGATCGAGACTCGCCTGACGCTCTGTTATGACCCTTTCACACCAAGAGCGTTTCTGCTGCGGCTGGTAGAACTGCTGGCTGAGCAACAGATAACGCTGGATTTGTTGATAAGCGAACGTCCAGAAGCCGAAGTCTGGCTTGATGAGGGCCGGGCGCATATCGGGATCTACCAGGCGCTTAATCGTTCAGTTAACGAGCATCTTCAATGGCGGTCGGTGGGAAGTCTGGCGCTGGCGGCATGGGCGAAAGCGGGCTTCTTTGCGGTAAAACCGGTCTCGCTGTTACGCCTGGCCGCCAGCACGCAACTGATGCCGTTTCGCGAGCTGCCGGACTCGCTTGCCCAGCGCATTCAAATTGCAGACCGGGTCATCCACGTCAACGAACTTTCTCTGCTGGAAAAGCGGCTGTGCGCCGGAGAAGGGTGGGCATTTTTGCCGCTGCACTTTGGGGTAGAAAATTGGCCGGGCGTTGAGCGGCTTGAGACGGAGGTGGGAGATCGCGGGCTGCAGCATCCTGTGGTGGCCCTGTGGAAACCGGGGCATCTTGCTCAGACGCAGCTTGAGAAGATCATCGCGGCGATAGACGCCGCCTGGCCGGAATCTTAA
- the ycaO gene encoding 30S ribosomal protein S12 methylthiotransferase accessory factor YcaO, producing MTQTFIPGKDAALEDSIARFQKKLTDLGFNIEEASWLNPVPNVWSVHIRDKDSALCFTNGKGATKKAALASALGEYFERLSTNYFFADFWLGDAIANGPFVHYPNEKWFPLPEDDQLPEGILDDRLRAFYDPENELGAGMLIDLQSGNEERGICALPFTRQSDLQTVYIPMNIVGNLYVSNGMSAGNTANEARVQGLSEVFERHIKNRIIAESISLPEIPQEVLARYPGVVESIKTLEAEGFPIFAYDGSLGGKYPVICVVLFNPANGTCFASFGAHPDFGVALERTVTELLQGRGLKDLDVFTPPTFDDEEVAEHANLETHFIDSSGLISWDMFKQDADYPFADWSFAGTTEEEFATLMAIFRSEDKEVYIADYEHLDVYACRIIVPGMSDIYPADDLLLANNSMGAHLRETILALPGSEWEQQDYLDLISQLDDEGHDDFTRVRELLGLATGKDNGWYTLRIGELKAMLALAGGDLEQALIWTEWTMEFNASLFSPERANYYRCLQTLLLLSQEEEREPLQYLNAFIRMYGAEAVDAASAAMSGEAAFYGLQPVDKDLKAFPAHQALLAAYEKLQRAKAKYWQVS from the coding sequence ATGACCCAGACATTTATCCCTGGCAAAGATGCCGCCCTGGAAGACTCCATCGCCCGCTTCCAGAAAAAGCTGACCGATCTCGGTTTTAATATCGAAGAAGCCTCCTGGCTTAACCCGGTACCGAACGTATGGTCGGTGCATATTCGCGACAAGGACAGCGCCCTGTGCTTCACCAACGGCAAAGGCGCGACCAAAAAAGCCGCGCTGGCCTCCGCGCTGGGTGAATATTTTGAACGTCTGTCGACAAACTACTTCTTCGCTGACTTCTGGCTGGGCGACGCCATCGCTAACGGCCCTTTCGTTCACTACCCTAACGAGAAGTGGTTCCCTCTGCCGGAAGACGATCAACTCCCTGAGGGGATCCTCGACGATCGTCTGCGTGCTTTCTACGACCCGGAAAACGAACTGGGCGCGGGCATGCTTATCGATCTGCAGTCAGGAAACGAAGAGCGCGGCATCTGCGCCCTGCCGTTTACCCGTCAGTCTGACCTGCAAACCGTTTATATCCCGATGAATATCGTTGGCAACCTGTATGTTTCCAACGGCATGTCCGCAGGCAATACCGCCAACGAAGCGCGCGTCCAGGGCCTCTCTGAGGTCTTTGAGCGCCATATTAAAAACCGCATTATCGCGGAAAGCATCAGCCTGCCGGAGATCCCGCAGGAGGTGCTGGCGCGCTACCCTGGCGTCGTGGAATCCATTAAGACACTTGAAGCTGAAGGGTTCCCTATCTTTGCTTATGACGGCTCTCTGGGCGGTAAATACCCGGTTATCTGCGTGGTGCTGTTTAACCCGGCAAACGGAACCTGCTTTGCTTCATTTGGCGCGCACCCTGATTTTGGCGTTGCGCTGGAGCGTACCGTTACCGAACTGCTGCAGGGCCGCGGCCTGAAGGATCTGGATGTCTTTACGCCGCCGACCTTCGATGATGAAGAAGTGGCGGAACACGCTAACCTGGAAACTCACTTCATTGATTCCAGCGGCCTGATCTCCTGGGACATGTTCAAACAGGATGCGGATTATCCGTTTGCTGACTGGAGCTTCGCCGGCACAACGGAAGAAGAGTTCGCCACGCTGATGGCTATCTTCAGGTCCGAAGATAAAGAGGTGTATATCGCCGATTACGAGCACCTGGATGTCTACGCTTGCCGTATTATCGTCCCGGGCATGTCCGATATTTACCCGGCAGACGACCTGCTGCTTGCCAACAACAGCATGGGCGCCCATCTGCGCGAAACTATCCTTGCCCTGCCGGGCAGCGAATGGGAGCAGCAGGACTATCTGGATCTGATCTCCCAGCTGGACGACGAAGGCCATGATGACTTCACGCGAGTGCGCGAACTTCTTGGCCTGGCAACCGGTAAAGATAATGGTTGGTATACGCTGCGCATTGGCGAGCTGAAAGCCATGCTGGCGCTGGCCGGTGGCGACCTTGAGCAGGCGCTGATTTGGACCGAGTGGACCATGGAGTTTAACGCCTCCCTCTTTAGCCCGGAGCGCGCAAATTACTACCGCTGCCTGCAGACGCTGCTGCTGCTTTCTCAGGAAGAAGAGCGCGAACCTCTGCAGTATCTGAACGCTTTCATCCGCATGTACGGAGCAGAAGCCGTGGATGCAGCCAGCGCGGCGATGAGCGGTGAAGCCGCCTTCTATGGTTTACAGCCGGTGGATAAAGACCTGAAAGCCTTCCCGGCGCATCAGGCGCTGCTGGCCGCCTATGAAAAATTACAGCGCGCAAAAGCCAAATATTGGCAGGTAAGCTAA
- the pflA gene encoding pyruvate formate lyase 1-activating protein has product MSVIGRIHSFESCGTVDGPGIRFITFFQGCLMRCLYCHNRDTWDTHGGKEVTVEELMKEVVTYRHFMNASGGGVTASGGEAILQAEFVRDWFRACHKEGIHTCLDTNGFVRRYDPVIDELLEVTDLVMLDLKQMNDEIHQNLVGVSNHRTLEFARYLSKKDIKVWIRYVVVPGWSDDDDSAHRLGEFTRDMGNVEKIELLPYHELGKHKWVAMGEEYKLDGVHPPKKETMERVKGILEQYGHKVMY; this is encoded by the coding sequence ATGTCAGTAATCGGACGAATTCACTCTTTTGAATCCTGTGGTACCGTGGATGGCCCCGGTATCCGCTTTATCACCTTCTTCCAGGGCTGCCTGATGCGCTGCCTGTACTGCCACAACCGCGACACCTGGGATACTCACGGTGGCAAAGAAGTGACGGTAGAAGAGCTGATGAAAGAAGTTGTCACCTATCGCCACTTTATGAACGCCTCCGGCGGCGGCGTCACCGCATCCGGCGGCGAAGCTATCCTGCAGGCCGAGTTTGTGCGCGACTGGTTCCGCGCCTGTCATAAAGAAGGTATTCACACCTGTCTCGACACCAACGGCTTTGTTCGTCGCTACGATCCGGTGATTGATGAGCTGCTGGAGGTCACCGACCTGGTGATGCTCGATCTCAAGCAGATGAATGACGAAATCCACCAAAACCTGGTCGGCGTTTCAAACCACCGCACCCTTGAGTTTGCCCGGTATCTGTCGAAAAAAGACATAAAAGTTTGGATCCGCTACGTGGTCGTGCCGGGCTGGTCCGACGATGACGACTCCGCACATCGCCTGGGAGAGTTTACCCGCGATATGGGCAACGTTGAAAAAATCGAACTGCTGCCGTATCACGAGCTAGGCAAACACAAATGGGTGGCGATGGGCGAAGAGTACAAGCTGGACGGCGTTCACCCGCCTAAGAAAGAGACCATGGAGCGGGTGAAAGGCATACTGGAGCAGTACGGGCATAAAGTGATGTACTAA
- a CDS encoding DMSO/selenate family reductase complex B subunit — protein MTTQYGFYIDSSRCTGCKTCELACKDFKNLSPEVSYRRIYEYAGGNWQEDNGVFHQDVFAYYLSISCNHCEDPACTKVCPSGAMHKREDGFVVVNEEVCIGCRYCHMACPYGAPQYNEEKGHMTKCDGCYERVAEGKKPICVESCPLRALDLAPIDELRKKYGTQAAIAPLPASHFTKPNIVIKPNANSRPSGDTSGYLANPKEV, from the coding sequence ATGACAACCCAATATGGCTTTTATATTGACTCCAGCCGCTGCACCGGCTGCAAAACCTGCGAACTAGCGTGTAAGGATTTTAAGAACCTGAGCCCCGAAGTTAGCTATCGCCGCATTTATGAGTATGCGGGCGGTAACTGGCAGGAGGACAACGGCGTTTTCCATCAGGATGTTTTCGCTTACTACCTTTCCATCTCCTGCAACCACTGCGAGGACCCGGCCTGTACGAAGGTTTGCCCTAGCGGCGCAATGCATAAGCGCGAAGATGGCTTTGTGGTGGTGAACGAGGAAGTTTGCATCGGCTGCCGTTACTGCCACATGGCATGTCCGTACGGCGCACCTCAGTACAACGAGGAAAAGGGCCATATGACCAAGTGTGATGGCTGCTATGAACGCGTTGCAGAGGGCAAAAAGCCGATTTGCGTGGAGTCCTGTCCGCTGCGCGCGCTGGATTTAGCGCCCATTGACGAGTTACGTAAAAAGTACGGGACTCAGGCCGCGATTGCGCCGCTGCCGGCGTCGCACTTCACAAAACCAAATATCGTGATTAAACCTAACGCCAACAGCCGCCCAAGTGGGGATACCAGCGGTTATCTGGCCAACCCGAAGGAGGTGTGA
- a CDS encoding MFS transporter — MTTYTRPVLLLLCGLLLLTLAMAVLNTLVPLWLAHDNLPTWQVGMVGSAYFTGNLVGTLITGWVIKRYGFNRSYYLASVIFAVGCIGLGLMVGFWSWMVWRFVAGVGCAMIWVVVESALMCSGTSRNRGRLLAAYMTVYYIGMVVGQLMVSKLSTELMSVLPWATALVLAAILPLLFTHIVSDGDEHSNNTPVWPMLRLRQARLGINGCIMSGIVLGSLYGLMPLYLNHQGVSDSGIGFWMALMISAGIVGQWPMGRLADKYGRLLVLRVQVFVVILGCLAMLSNAAMGPALFVLGAFGFTLYPVAMAWACERIERHQLVAMNQALLLSYTIGSLIGPTITALLMQNYSDNVLFIMMAAVSFVYLMMLLRKAGQHPTPVAHA; from the coding sequence ATGACCACCTACACCCGTCCCGTATTGCTGCTGCTTTGCGGGCTACTGCTGCTGACGCTGGCGATGGCGGTTTTAAACACGCTCGTCCCGCTTTGGCTGGCTCACGATAATCTTCCTACCTGGCAGGTCGGGATGGTGGGCTCTGCCTACTTCACCGGTAACCTGGTGGGCACGTTGATTACCGGCTGGGTGATTAAGCGTTATGGGTTTAACCGCAGCTACTATCTGGCCTCCGTCATTTTCGCGGTGGGCTGTATTGGCCTTGGGCTGATGGTGGGCTTCTGGAGCTGGATGGTCTGGCGGTTTGTTGCCGGCGTCGGCTGCGCCATGATTTGGGTGGTGGTTGAAAGCGCGCTGATGTGCAGCGGCACCTCACGCAATCGCGGTCGCCTGCTGGCTGCCTATATGACCGTCTATTACATCGGTATGGTTGTCGGTCAGCTGATGGTAAGTAAACTGTCTACCGAGCTGATGAGCGTGCTGCCGTGGGCAACCGCGCTGGTGCTGGCGGCGATCCTTCCGCTACTGTTCACCCATATCGTGAGCGACGGCGACGAGCACAGCAATAACACGCCGGTCTGGCCGATGCTGCGCCTTCGCCAGGCCCGCCTGGGCATCAATGGCTGCATTATGTCCGGTATCGTCCTTGGCTCTCTGTATGGCCTCATGCCGCTCTATCTTAACCATCAGGGCGTGAGCGATTCCGGGATTGGCTTCTGGATGGCGCTGATGATCAGCGCCGGGATTGTTGGACAGTGGCCGATGGGGCGCCTGGCGGATAAATATGGCCGTCTGCTGGTGCTGCGCGTTCAGGTGTTTGTCGTGATCCTGGGCTGCCTGGCGATGCTAAGCAACGCTGCGATGGGGCCTGCGCTGTTCGTACTGGGCGCCTTTGGCTTCACGCTCTATCCGGTGGCGATGGCCTGGGCCTGCGAAAGAATTGAACGCCATCAGCTGGTGGCGATGAACCAGGCGCTGCTGCTCAGCTACACCATTGGCAGCCTGATTGGGCCGACGATCACCGCGCTGCTGATGCAGAATTACTCGGATAACGTGCTGTTTATTATGATGGCCGCGGTATCGTTTGTGTACCTGATGATGCTGCTGCGCAAAGCCGGTCAGCATCCCACGCCGGTGGCTCACGCCTGA
- the focA gene encoding formate transporter FocA — MKADNPFDLVLPPAMAKIAEDAGVYKATKQPLTTFYLAITAGVFISIAFVFYITATTGTSTIPFGIAKLIGGTCFSLGLILCVICGADLFTSTVLIVVAKASGRITWCQLLRNWVNVYIGNLIGALLFVLLIWLSGMYMTANGAWGLNVLQTADHKMHHTFVEAVCLGILANLMVCLAVWMSYSGRSLMDKMFAMILPVAMFVASGFEHSIANMFMIPMGIVVRNFASPEFWTAIGSSPESFSHLTVLNFITDNLIPVTIGNIIGGGLLVGLTYWVIYLRGGNKH; from the coding sequence GTGAAAGCTGACAACCCTTTTGATCTAGTACTTCCCCCAGCGATGGCAAAAATTGCCGAAGATGCTGGCGTCTATAAAGCAACAAAACAGCCGCTAACGACCTTTTACTTAGCGATTACCGCAGGCGTCTTCATTTCGATTGCCTTCGTGTTCTACATCACCGCCACCACCGGCACATCCACCATCCCGTTTGGGATTGCCAAATTGATTGGCGGTACCTGCTTCTCATTAGGGTTGATTCTTTGCGTCATCTGCGGTGCGGACCTCTTTACCTCCACCGTCCTGATCGTCGTCGCCAAGGCCAGCGGCCGCATCACCTGGTGCCAGCTGCTTCGTAACTGGGTTAACGTCTACATCGGTAACCTGATTGGCGCCCTGCTGTTTGTACTGCTGATTTGGCTGTCCGGTATGTATATGACGGCAAACGGCGCCTGGGGGCTGAACGTCCTGCAGACCGCCGACCATAAAATGCATCACACGTTTGTTGAGGCCGTCTGCCTCGGCATTCTGGCAAACCTGATGGTTTGTCTCGCGGTCTGGATGAGCTACTCCGGCCGCAGCCTGATGGACAAAATGTTTGCTATGATCCTTCCGGTTGCCATGTTTGTTGCCAGCGGCTTTGAGCACAGTATCGCAAACATGTTTATGATCCCGATGGGTATCGTAGTACGCAATTTTGCCAGCCCGGAATTCTGGACCGCCATCGGGTCTTCTCCGGAAAGTTTCTCGCATCTGACCGTGCTGAACTTCATTACCGATAATCTGATTCCTGTCACCATCGGAAACATTATTGGCGGGGGTTTGCTGGTTGGGTTGACATACTGGGTAATTTATCTGCGCGGTGGCAATAAACACTAA